A DNA window from Mycolicibacter hiberniae contains the following coding sequences:
- a CDS encoding cupin domain-containing protein, producing MSSRLREVSALSALVAAAVSSAALPPSATATPSDQTNGVTLSHTTVDGRDYLLREITIEPGGSTGWHWHDGTVFGVVRQGTLTHNRADCSLDGVYGPGDPITEPGGPAHAHIGRNLGSTPVVMQAVYLLPIGAPLFEDAADPGCGYA from the coding sequence ATGAGCAGCCGGCTTCGGGAAGTTTCCGCGTTATCGGCGCTCGTGGCGGCCGCCGTGTCCTCGGCCGCGCTGCCGCCGAGCGCCACCGCCACGCCCAGCGACCAGACCAACGGGGTGACCCTGTCGCACACCACGGTCGACGGCCGCGACTACCTGCTGCGCGAGATCACCATCGAACCCGGCGGCAGCACCGGCTGGCACTGGCACGACGGCACCGTGTTCGGGGTGGTCCGGCAGGGCACGTTGACCCACAACCGCGCCGACTGCAGCCTCGACGGCGTCTACGGTCCCGGCGACCCCATCACCGAGCCCGGCGGGCCGGCGCACGCACACATCGGCCGCAACCTGGGCTCCACCCCGGTGGTGATGCAGGCGGTCTATCTGTTGCCGATCGGCGCCCCGCTGTTCGAGGACGCGGCCGATCCCGGGTGCGGCTACGCCTGA
- a CDS encoding serine/threonine-protein kinase PknG: MTARDHDDAHRGDAEADDDGPATQRAEVLAESSSVRRPMSTQAIFRPREGSNTPGSGDSHQTVVRTVAPRRRLGGGLVEIPRVPEIDPLAALMVDPEVAESKRFCWNCGRPVGRSTGAAKGAAEGWCPHCGSPYSFLPQLKPGDMVAGQYEIKGCVAHGGLGWVYLAVDHNVNERPVVLKGLVHSGDAEAQAIAMAERQFLAAVTHPSIVKIFNFVQHPDSHGDPVGYIVMEYVGGQSLKQRRDTRLPVAQAIAYMLEILPALGYLHSLGLTYNDLKPENIVLTAEQLKLIDLGAVARINSFGYLYGTPGFQAPDIVRTGPTVATDIYTVGRTLAALTLKLRTRDGRYVDGLPDDDPVLKKYDSYRRLLRRAIDPDPRRRFTSAEEMSAQLMGVLREVVARDTGTPRPGLSTVFTRSRSTFGVHLLVAHTDVYLDGHVHSQNLTAREIVTALQVPLIDPGDVAAPLLSSMELSEPVQTLESLRAVRNSSLDSEGIDLSASAGLPLMEVRALLDLGNVTKATSKLDELAEQVGWQWRLVWFRGVAELLTGDYEAARKDFTEVLDMFPGELAPKMALAATAELAGTEDERGFYEAVWRTDDSVISAAFGLARALSVEGDRTAAVRTLDEVPATSRHFTTARLTSAVTLLSGRSSSEITEAQIRDAARRVEALPDTEPRVLQIRALVLGAAMDWLTEHEASTNHILGFPFTEHGLRLGVEMALRALARLAPTQEHRYRLVDTANAVRPMSTF, from the coding sequence ATGACCGCCCGCGACCACGACGACGCACACCGCGGCGATGCCGAGGCCGACGACGACGGCCCGGCCACCCAGCGAGCGGAGGTGCTGGCCGAGTCGTCGTCGGTGCGCCGGCCGATGTCGACCCAGGCGATCTTCCGTCCCCGGGAGGGTTCGAACACCCCGGGCTCCGGCGATTCGCACCAGACGGTGGTGCGCACCGTCGCGCCGCGACGCCGGTTGGGCGGTGGCCTGGTGGAGATCCCCCGCGTTCCCGAGATCGATCCGCTTGCGGCGCTCATGGTCGATCCCGAGGTCGCCGAGTCCAAGCGCTTCTGCTGGAACTGCGGCCGGCCGGTGGGCCGGTCCACCGGTGCGGCCAAGGGCGCCGCGGAAGGTTGGTGCCCGCACTGCGGAAGTCCGTACTCCTTTTTGCCGCAGCTGAAACCGGGCGACATGGTGGCCGGACAATACGAGATCAAGGGCTGCGTGGCCCACGGTGGTCTGGGGTGGGTGTATCTGGCGGTCGACCACAACGTCAACGAGCGCCCGGTGGTGCTCAAGGGCCTGGTGCATTCCGGCGACGCCGAAGCCCAGGCCATCGCGATGGCCGAGCGGCAGTTCCTCGCCGCGGTCACCCATCCCTCGATCGTCAAGATCTTCAACTTCGTCCAGCACCCGGATTCCCACGGCGATCCGGTCGGCTACATCGTGATGGAATACGTCGGCGGGCAGTCGCTCAAACAGCGCCGCGATACCCGGCTGCCGGTCGCGCAGGCCATCGCTTACATGCTGGAAATCCTTCCCGCGCTGGGATACCTGCACTCGCTGGGGTTGACCTACAACGACCTCAAGCCGGAGAACATCGTGTTGACGGCCGAGCAGCTGAAGCTGATCGACCTCGGCGCGGTGGCACGCATCAACTCGTTCGGCTACCTCTACGGCACCCCGGGCTTCCAGGCGCCCGACATCGTCCGCACCGGGCCCACCGTGGCCACCGACATCTACACCGTGGGCCGGACCCTGGCCGCGCTCACCCTCAAGCTGCGCACCCGCGACGGCCGCTACGTCGACGGCCTGCCCGACGACGACCCCGTCTTGAAGAAGTACGACTCCTACCGGCGGCTGCTGCGCCGCGCCATCGATCCCGACCCGCGCCGGCGGTTCACCTCCGCAGAGGAGATGTCCGCGCAGCTGATGGGCGTGCTGCGCGAGGTGGTCGCCCGCGACACCGGTACACCCCGTCCGGGGCTTTCCACCGTGTTCACCCGTTCCCGGTCCACCTTCGGCGTGCATCTGCTGGTGGCGCACACCGACGTCTACCTCGACGGGCACGTGCACTCCCAGAACCTGACCGCACGCGAGATCGTCACCGCGTTGCAGGTGCCGCTGATCGACCCAGGGGACGTCGCCGCCCCGCTGTTGTCGTCGATGGAGCTCAGCGAGCCGGTGCAGACGCTGGAGTCGCTGCGCGCCGTGCGGAACAGTTCGCTGGACTCCGAGGGTATCGACTTGTCGGCGTCCGCCGGACTGCCGTTGATGGAGGTGCGCGCCCTGCTCGATCTGGGCAACGTCACCAAAGCCACCAGCAAGCTCGACGAACTGGCCGAGCAGGTGGGGTGGCAATGGCGGCTGGTGTGGTTCCGCGGGGTGGCCGAGCTGCTCACCGGGGACTACGAGGCAGCCCGCAAGGATTTCACCGAGGTGCTCGACATGTTCCCCGGCGAGCTGGCACCCAAGATGGCCCTGGCCGCCACCGCCGAGCTGGCCGGGACCGAAGACGAGCGCGGCTTCTATGAGGCGGTGTGGCGCACCGACGACAGCGTCATCTCCGCCGCCTTCGGTTTGGCGCGCGCCCTGTCTGTGGAGGGCGACCGGACCGCGGCGGTTCGCACCCTTGACGAAGTTCCGGCCACCTCAAGACATTTCACCACTGCGCGGTTGACCAGTGCGGTGACGCTGCTGTCGGGACGGTCGTCCAGCGAGATCACCGAGGCACAGATCCGCGATGCCGCACGCCGGGTCGAGGCATTGCCGGACACCGAACCGCGCGTGCTGCAGATCCGGGCGCTGGTCCTGGGCGCGGCCATGGACTGGCTGACCGAACACGAGGCCAGCACCAACCACATCCTCGGATTCCCGTTCACCGAGCACGGGCTGCGGCTCGGGGTGGAGATGGCGCTGCGTGCCCTGGCCCGGCTGGCGCCCACCCAGGAGCATCGCTATCGGCTGGTCGACACCGCGAACGCGGTGCGGCCCATGAGCACGTTCTAG
- a CDS encoding glutamate ABC transporter substrate-binding protein yields the protein MMIRRRPRFLLAALSTALVLSGLTACGRTEFVTATAMPTLPPPTPAGMEELAPEAPRPPEPRTEDCDATASLRPFHTKAEADAAVAKIRQRGRLVVGLDIGSNLFSFRDPITGEITGFDVDIAGEVARDIFGTPTQVEYRILASAERIAALQKSEVDIVVKTMSITCRRRELVNFSTVYLVANQRLLVPRDSAIRQASDLSGKRVCVAQGTTSLRRIRDIAPAPIIVSVVNWADCLVALQQRQVDAVSTDDSILAGLMAQDPYLHIVGPSMDEEPYGIGIKLDNTGLVRFVNGTLERIRRDGTWNTLYRKWLTVLGPAPVPPAPRYSD from the coding sequence ATGATGATCCGCCGTCGGCCCCGTTTCCTGCTCGCCGCGCTGAGCACGGCGTTGGTGTTGTCCGGCCTCACCGCCTGCGGGCGCACCGAGTTCGTGACCGCGACGGCGATGCCCACGTTGCCGCCGCCCACCCCGGCCGGCATGGAGGAACTGGCGCCCGAGGCGCCGCGCCCGCCGGAGCCGCGCACCGAGGACTGCGACGCCACCGCCAGCCTGCGGCCCTTCCATACCAAGGCCGAAGCCGATGCGGCGGTGGCCAAGATCCGTCAGCGCGGCCGGCTGGTGGTCGGCCTGGACATCGGCAGCAACCTGTTCAGCTTCCGCGATCCGATCACCGGGGAGATCACCGGCTTCGACGTCGACATCGCCGGCGAGGTGGCCCGCGACATCTTCGGTACACCGACGCAAGTCGAGTACCGAATCCTGGCGTCGGCCGAACGGATTGCGGCGCTGCAGAAATCCGAGGTCGATATCGTGGTCAAGACCATGAGTATCACCTGCCGCCGCCGGGAACTGGTGAACTTCTCGACGGTGTATCTGGTCGCCAACCAGCGTCTGCTGGTGCCGCGCGACTCCGCGATCCGCCAGGCCTCGGACCTGTCGGGCAAGCGGGTCTGTGTGGCGCAGGGCACCACCTCGCTGCGCCGCATCCGCGACATCGCACCGGCGCCGATCATCGTTTCGGTGGTGAACTGGGCCGACTGCCTGGTGGCGCTGCAACAGCGCCAGGTCGACGCCGTCAGCACCGATGACTCCATCCTGGCTGGTCTGATGGCGCAGGACCCCTACCTGCACATCGTCGGGCCGTCCATGGACGAGGAGCCCTACGGCATCGGGATCAAGCTGGACAACACCGGGCTGGTGCGCTTCGTCAACGGCACGCTGGAGCGAATCCGCCGCGACGGGACCTGGAACACCCTGTACCGCAAGTGGTTGACGGTGCTCGGGCCGGCCCCGGTGCCCCCTGCCCCGAGGTATTCGGACTGA
- the fgd gene encoding glucose-6-phosphate dehydrogenase (coenzyme-F420), translating into MAQLKLGYKASAEQFGPRELVELGVAAEAHGMDSATVSDHFQPWRHEGGHAPFSLAWMTAVGERTHKIQLGTSVLTPTFRYNPAVVAQAFATMSCLYPQRIFLGVGTGEALNEIATGFTGEWPEFKERFGRLRESVRLMRELWRGDRVDFDGDYYKLKGASIYDVPEGGVPVYIAAGGPAVAKYAGRAGDGFICTSGKGAELYTDKLMPAVLEGAAAAERDADAIDKMIEIKISYDPDPELALNNTRFWAPLSLSAEQKHSIDDPIEMEKAADALPIEQIAKRWIVASDPDDAVEQVGQYVKWGLNHLVFHAPGHDQRRFLELFATDLEPRLRRLA; encoded by the coding sequence ATGGCGCAACTGAAACTCGGGTACAAGGCATCGGCGGAACAGTTCGGACCTCGCGAACTGGTGGAACTGGGCGTAGCCGCCGAAGCGCACGGCATGGACAGTGCCACCGTCAGCGACCATTTCCAGCCCTGGCGTCACGAGGGCGGGCACGCCCCCTTCTCGTTGGCGTGGATGACCGCGGTCGGCGAGCGCACGCACAAAATCCAGTTGGGCACCTCGGTGCTGACCCCGACGTTCCGGTACAACCCCGCCGTCGTCGCGCAGGCGTTCGCGACGATGAGCTGCCTGTATCCGCAGCGCATCTTTCTCGGTGTCGGAACCGGCGAGGCCTTGAACGAGATCGCCACCGGCTTCACCGGCGAGTGGCCCGAGTTCAAGGAGCGGTTCGGGCGGCTGCGCGAGTCGGTGCGGCTGATGCGCGAACTGTGGCGCGGCGACCGGGTGGATTTCGACGGCGACTACTACAAGCTCAAGGGCGCCTCGATCTACGACGTGCCCGAGGGCGGGGTCCCGGTCTACATCGCGGCCGGTGGGCCGGCGGTGGCCAAGTATGCGGGGCGCGCCGGCGACGGCTTCATCTGCACCTCGGGCAAGGGCGCGGAGCTCTACACCGACAAGCTGATGCCGGCGGTGCTGGAAGGCGCAGCGGCCGCCGAGCGCGACGCCGACGCGATCGACAAGATGATCGAGATCAAGATCTCCTACGACCCGGACCCCGAACTGGCGTTGAACAACACGCGGTTCTGGGCGCCGTTGTCGCTGAGCGCCGAACAGAAGCACTCCATCGACGACCCGATCGAGATGGAGAAGGCCGCCGACGCGCTGCCGATCGAGCAGATCGCCAAGCGCTGGATCGTGGCCTCAGACCCCGACGATGCCGTGGAACAGGTCGGCCAGTATGTGAAGTGGGGACTCAATCACCTGGTCTTCCACGCGCCCGGCCACGACCAACGGCGCTTCCTGGAACTGTTCGCCACCGATCTCGAGCCGCGGCTGCGCCGGCTGGCCTGA
- a CDS encoding MBL fold metallo-hydrolase, with translation MGEKLVELVPVTEHVHVARGEAVNWLLVADDTGVMLIDAGYPGDRTDVLASLGALGFAPGDVRAVLLTHAHVDHFGAAVWLAKTYGTPVYCHAEEVGHAKREYLEQVSPLALGARLWRPSWALWTAHVVRSGGLSREGIPSAQPLTGEVAAELPGKPIAIPTPGHTRGHCSYLVDGVLASGDALITGHPVLAHSGPQLLPALFSYSQQDSVRSLSALALLETEILAPGHGDVWHGPIQEAAEAAIARAGKL, from the coding sequence ATGGGTGAGAAGCTCGTCGAACTTGTTCCGGTGACCGAGCACGTGCATGTGGCCCGCGGCGAAGCCGTCAATTGGCTGCTGGTCGCCGACGACACCGGCGTGATGCTGATCGACGCCGGCTACCCCGGCGATCGCACCGATGTGCTGGCGTCGCTGGGTGCGCTGGGCTTTGCGCCCGGCGATGTGCGTGCGGTGTTGCTCACCCACGCCCACGTCGATCATTTCGGTGCGGCGGTCTGGCTGGCGAAAACGTACGGCACCCCGGTCTACTGTCACGCCGAGGAGGTCGGCCACGCCAAACGCGAGTACCTGGAGCAGGTCTCGCCGTTGGCGCTGGGTGCGCGCCTGTGGCGGCCGAGCTGGGCGCTGTGGACCGCGCACGTGGTGCGCAGCGGCGGCCTGAGCCGCGAGGGGATTCCGTCGGCGCAACCGCTGACCGGTGAGGTCGCCGCCGAATTGCCGGGAAAGCCGATCGCCATCCCCACCCCCGGGCACACCCGAGGGCATTGCTCGTATCTGGTCGACGGTGTCTTGGCCAGCGGGGACGCCCTGATCACCGGTCACCCGGTCCTGGCCCACTCCGGACCGCAGCTGTTGCCCGCGCTGTTCAGCTACAGCCAGCAGGACAGTGTTCGCAGCCTCAGTGCGCTGGCGCTGCTGGAGACCGAGATCCTGGCGCCCGGCCACGGCGATGTCTGGCACGGGCCCATCCAGGAGGCCGCCGAGGCCGCGATCGCCCGGGCGGGCAAACTTTAA